From the genome of Candidatus Latescibacterota bacterium:
GGTCTTTCAAATACTCTTAAGTTGATAGATGTGCCGGAGGCCACTGGCGGCAAGGTGCTCAAAATCCTGATGAATGCGGACCTCGGAGAGGCCGTGGGTGTATTGTCAGGACAGGGTGGGGACAATGATGAGATAGAGGAGATAGTGGTCGACGCTGAAAAACCTACCGACCATCTATGGATGTGGAGACTGAAGATGGCAGAACAGATCGCTTTACAACTCGACGCGGAAAGATTTGGAGTCTCTGGATTCTACGTATTCGGCAGCACGAAGAACGCCACCGCCGGGTTGGCGAGCGACATCGATCTGATAGTGCATTTCAGCGGCTCGCCTGAGCAGCTTAAGGATCTGAACCGGTGGTTGGAGGGGTGGAGCCTCTGCCTGGACGAGTTCAATTATCTCAAGACAGGTTACAGGACGGGGGGGCTGCTCGACGTTCATATCGTCACTGACGAGGATATTAAGAACAAGACCAGTTTCGCCGTGAAAATAGATGCCGTCACCGACGCGGCAAGGCCCCTGAAGATGAAATTATCGAAGAAGGACTAGATCAGTTCTCTCGATGGGGATCCGGGGTCTTCAAGAGTAAACTTCACTACAGCGAGTTCGGGACCGTCATGAGCGGCGGACAGCATGGTCGTCCTGCCGATCCGGTCTTTCCATGAGCCGGAAAGTCTGGCTGATTCGTGAATATGTCCGTGCATGGTAATCAGCGGTTGACGCTCCTCTATGAAACGGCGTATCGCGATGCTGCCCACATTCACATCCATCGGGATCCCATCGATCATACGTCCGTCGAGAGCTGCCCTGTCGAGGGCTGTCTTGTAGGGAGGCGCGTGAAAGAGGAACACGGCCCCTTTGAGGTCATCTTCTCCAGTGAGGGAAACAAGATCCCCGGCGATAGTCTCAAACCGTTTTTCATCCTCAGGTATGGGTGCGGAATAACGACCTTCCTCGGGGGAGACGCATCCTGGGTCCGTAAAGCGGGACACGTCATACCTCTCCCAGTCCTTGAGCATGAAGGGGCTGGGTGGAGTGTAGGCGTAGCCGTAGACACTCCAGTCAGAGAATGACACTTTGCGTCCATGAACGTAAATGATCAGGCCTTTTCCAGAGCTGGATCGCAGGTCCGCTTCGACGGCCC
Proteins encoded in this window:
- a CDS encoding metallophosphoesterase — protein: MTECILVSDLHGRTDRYEKLFKIILETSPDAVFIGGDILPHLASDGPPGNFVTDYLFGKLSGLRYAMGVDFPSIFIIPGNDDGRAVEADLRSSSGKGLIIYVHGRKVSFSDWSVYGYAYTPPSPFMLKDWERYDVSRFTDPGCVSPEEGRYSAPIPEDEKRFETIAGDLVSLTGEDDLKGAVFLFHAPPYKTALDRAALDGRMIDGIPMDVNVGSIAIRRFIEERQPLITMHGHIHESARLSGSWKDRIGRTTMLSAAHDGPELAVVKFTLEDPGSPSRELI